A window of the Streptomyces sp. NBC_01351 genome harbors these coding sequences:
- a CDS encoding ATP-dependent Clp protease ATP-binding subunit, with amino-acid sequence MFERFTDRARRVVVLAQEEARMLNHNYIGTEHILLGLIHEGEGVAAKALESLGISLEAVRQQVEEIIGQGQQAPSGHIPFTPRAKKVLELSLREALQLGHNYIGTEHILLGLIREGEGVAAQVLVKLGADLNRVRQQVIQLLSGYTGSGKESATAGGPAEGTPSTSLVLDQFGRNLTQAARESKLDPVIGREKEIERVMQVLSRRTKNNPVLIGEPGVGKTAVVEGLAQAIVKGEVPETLKDKHLYTLDLGALVAGSRYRGDFEERLKKVLKEIRTRGDIILFIDELHTLVGAGAAEGAIDAASILKPMLARGELQTIGATTLDEYRKHLEKDAALERRFQPIQVAEPSLPHTIEILKGLRDRYEAHHRVSITDSALVAAATLADRYISDRFLPDKAIDLIDEAGSRMRIRRMTAPPDLREFDEKIANVRRDKESAIDSQDFEKAASLRDTEKQLLAGKAKREKEWKSGDMDVVAEVDEELIAEVLATATGIPVFKLTEEESSRLLRMEDELHRRVIGQKDAIKALSQAIRRTRAGLKDPKRPGGSFIFAGPSGVGKTELSKTLAEFLFGDEDALIALDMSEFSEKHTVSRLFGSPPGYVGYEEGGQLTEKVRRKPFSVVLFDEVEKAHPDIFNSLLQILEDGRLTDSQGRVVDFKNTVIIMTTNLGTRDISKGFNLGFAAQGDTKTNYDRMKAKVNEELKQHFRPEFLNRVDDTVVFHQLTEEDIIQIVDLMLAKVDERLKDRDMGIELSGDAKQLLAKRGYDPIMGARPLRRTIQREIEDMLSEKILFGELRPGHIVVVGVEGEGEEAKFTFRGEEKSALPDLPPIEATGSGPDLSKGA; translated from the coding sequence ATGTTCGAGAGGTTCACCGACCGCGCGCGGCGGGTTGTCGTCCTGGCTCAGGAAGAAGCCCGGATGCTCAACCACAACTACATCGGCACCGAGCACATCCTCCTGGGCTTGATCCACGAGGGTGAGGGTGTCGCCGCTAAGGCCCTGGAGAGCCTCGGGATTTCGCTCGAGGCTGTTCGCCAGCAGGTTGAGGAGATCATCGGACAGGGGCAGCAGGCCCCTTCCGGCCACATCCCCTTCACTCCGCGGGCGAAGAAGGTCCTGGAGCTTTCGCTCCGAGAGGCCCTCCAGCTCGGCCACAACTACATCGGCACCGAGCACATCCTGCTCGGCCTGATCCGCGAGGGCGAGGGCGTCGCCGCCCAGGTCCTCGTGAAGCTGGGCGCCGATCTCAACCGAGTCCGGCAGCAGGTCATCCAGCTGCTCTCCGGTTACACCGGGAGCGGCAAGGAGTCGGCCACGGCCGGCGGCCCGGCCGAGGGCACGCCCTCGACCTCGCTGGTCCTGGACCAGTTCGGCCGCAATCTCACCCAGGCTGCTCGTGAATCCAAGCTCGACCCGGTCATCGGGCGCGAGAAGGAGATCGAGCGGGTCATGCAGGTGCTGTCCCGCCGGACCAAGAACAACCCGGTCCTCATCGGCGAGCCCGGCGTCGGCAAGACCGCCGTCGTCGAGGGCCTGGCGCAGGCGATCGTCAAGGGCGAGGTCCCCGAGACCCTCAAGGACAAGCACCTCTACACGCTTGACCTGGGTGCCCTGGTCGCCGGTTCCCGCTACCGCGGTGACTTCGAAGAGCGCCTGAAGAAGGTGCTCAAGGAGATCCGCACCCGCGGCGACATCATCCTGTTCATCGACGAGCTCCACACCCTCGTGGGTGCGGGCGCCGCCGAGGGCGCGATCGACGCCGCCAGCATCCTCAAGCCCATGCTGGCCCGTGGTGAGCTCCAGACCATCGGTGCCACGACGCTTGACGAGTACCGCAAGCACCTCGAGAAGGACGCGGCCCTCGAGCGCCGCTTCCAGCCGATCCAGGTGGCGGAGCCTTCCCTCCCCCACACGATCGAGATCCTCAAGGGGCTGCGCGACCGTTACGAGGCCCACCACCGCGTCTCCATCACGGACTCGGCTCTCGTGGCCGCGGCGACTCTGGCCGACCGGTACATCTCGGACCGCTTCCTCCCGGACAAGGCGATCGACCTGATCGACGAGGCCGGCTCCCGGATGCGCATCCGTCGGATGACCGCGCCGCCGGACCTCCGCGAGTTCGACGAGAAGATCGCGAACGTGCGGCGCGACAAGGAGTCGGCGATCGACTCCCAGGACTTCGAGAAGGCGGCCTCTCTCCGTGATACGGAGAAGCAGCTGCTGGCGGGGAAGGCCAAGCGCGAGAAGGAATGGAAGTCCGGCGACATGGACGTCGTCGCCGAGGTGGACGAGGAGCTGATCGCCGAGGTCCTCGCCACGGCGACCGGCATTCCCGTCTTCAAGCTCACCGAGGAGGAGTCCTCGCGACTGCTCCGCATGGAGGACGAGCTCCACCGTCGGGTCATCGGCCAGAAGGACGCCATCAAGGCGCTCTCCCAGGCGATTCGCCGTACCCGTGCGGGTCTGAAGGACCCGAAGCGCCCGGGCGGCTCGTTCATCTTCGCCGGTCCGTCCGGTGTCGGTAAGACCGAGCTCTCCAAGACGCTCGCCGAATTCCTCTTCGGCGACGAGGACGCGCTGATCGCCCTCGACATGTCGGAGTTCAGCGAGAAGCACACGGTTTCCCGTCTCTTCGGTTCGCCCCCCGGTTACGTGGGCTACGAAGAGGGCGGCCAGCTCACCGAGAAGGTGCGCCGGAAGCCGTTCTCCGTCGTCCTCTTCGACGAGGTCGAGAAGGCCCACCCGGATATCTTCAATTCCCTTCTCCAGATCCTGGAGGACGGTCGTCTGACCGACTCCCAGGGCCGGGTCGTGGACTTCAAGAACACGGTCATCATCATGACGACCAACCTGGGTACGCGGGACATCTCGAAGGGCTTCAACCTGGGCTTCGCGGCCCAGGGCGACACGAAGACCAACTACGACCGGATGAAGGCGAAGGTCAACGAAGAGCTCAAGCAGCACTTCCGGCCCGAGTTCCTCAACCGTGTCGACGACACGGTCGTCTTCCACCAGCTCACCGAGGAAGACATCATCCAGATCGTCGACCTGATGCTGGCGAAGGTCGACGAGCGCCTGAAGGACCGCGACATGGGCATCGAGCTGAGCGGTGACGCGAAGCAGCTCCTGGCCAAGCGCGGTTACGACCCGATCATGGGTGCCCGGCCGCTGCGCCGGACCATCCAGCGCGAGATCGAGGACATGCTGTCGGAGAAGATCCTCTTCGGCGAGCTGCGTCCCGGTCACATCGTGGTGGTCGGTGTGGAGGGTGAGGGCGAGGAAGCCAAGTTCACCTTCCGCGGCGAGGAGAAGTCGGCTCTGCCGGACCTCCCCCCGATCGAGGCCACGGGCTCCGGCCCGGACCTGTCGAAGGGCGCGTAA
- a CDS encoding M23 family metallopeptidase gives MSAKRVSTRRTRIAVGATALGAVLALGAGTTAAFADTTQTALAGTAELVADQAAAQAAKAAAKTSLWEKPVDKYTLSATFGKGGSMWSHKHSGQDFAVPTGTPVDAVSAGTVVKAGPNGGGDGPAYGNAIVIKHANNTYSQYAHLSKIQVKIGEKVAKGEQIALSGNTGNSSGPHLHFEIRTTPNYGSAVNPMAFLRNAGVTI, from the coding sequence ATGTCCGCGAAGCGCGTCAGCACCCGTCGTACCCGTATCGCCGTCGGCGCCACCGCCCTCGGTGCCGTGCTCGCTCTCGGGGCCGGGACGACCGCCGCGTTCGCCGACACGACGCAGACCGCCCTCGCCGGTACCGCCGAGCTGGTGGCCGACCAGGCCGCCGCGCAGGCCGCCAAGGCCGCCGCGAAGACCTCCCTGTGGGAGAAGCCCGTGGACAAGTACACGCTGTCCGCGACCTTCGGCAAGGGCGGCAGCATGTGGTCGCACAAGCACTCCGGCCAGGACTTCGCCGTCCCGACCGGCACCCCGGTGGACGCCGTGTCCGCGGGCACCGTCGTCAAGGCGGGCCCCAACGGCGGCGGCGACGGCCCGGCGTACGGCAACGCCATCGTGATCAAGCACGCGAACAACACGTACTCGCAGTACGCGCACCTCTCGAAGATCCAGGTCAAGATCGGCGAGAAGGTCGCCAAGGGCGAGCAGATCGCCCTGTCCGGCAACACCGGCAACTCCAGCGGCCCGCACCTGCACTTCGAGATCCGCACCACGCCGAACTACGGCTCGGCCGTGAACCCGATGGCCTTCCTGCGCAACGCCGGCGTCACCATCTGA